In Carassius gibelio isolate Cgi1373 ecotype wild population from Czech Republic chromosome B17, carGib1.2-hapl.c, whole genome shotgun sequence, a single window of DNA contains:
- the hectd1 gene encoding E3 ubiquitin-protein ligase HECTD1 isoform X7 translates to MADVDPDTLLEWLQMGQGDERDMQLIALEQLCMLLLMSDNVDRCFETCPPRTFLPALCKIFLDESAPDNVLEVTARAITYYLDVSAECTRRIVGVDGAIKALCNRLVVVELNNRTSRDLAEQCVKVLELICTRESGAVFEAGGLNCVLSFIRDSGHLVHKDTLHSAMAVVSRLCSKMEPQDSSLETCVESLSSLLKHEDHQVSDGALRCFASLADRFTRRGVDPAPLAKHGLTEELLSRMAAAGGTASGPSSTCKPGRTSSGATPSAADSKLSNQVSTIVSLLSTLCRGSPLVTHDLLRSELPDSMESALQGDERCVLDTMRLVDLLLVLLFEGRKALPKSTAGSTGRIPGLRRLDSSGERSHRQLIDCIRSKDTDALIDAIDTGAFEVNFMDDVGQTLLNWASAFGTQEMVEFLCERGADVNRGQRSSSLHYAACFGRPQVAKTLLRHGANPDLRDEDGKTPLDKARERGHSEVVAILQSPGDWMCPVNKGDDKKKKDVKEEEEGSEPKGDPEMAPIYLKRLLPVFAQTFQQTMLPSIRKASLALIRKMVHYSSEVLLKEVCDSDAGHNLPTVLVEITATVLDQEDDDDGHLLALQIIRDLVDKGGDVFLDQLARLGVINKVSTLAGPTSDDENEEEAKPEKYDEPQEDAKEIQQGKPYHWRDWSIIRGRDCLYIWSDAAALELSNGSNGWFRFILDGKLATMYSSGSPEGGSDSSESRSEFLEKLQRARSQVKPVTTSQPILSTQGPTKLTVGNWSLTCLKEGEIAIHNSDGQQATILKEDLPGFVFESNRGTKHSFTAETSLGSEFVTGWTGKRGRKLKSKLEKTKQKVKTMARDLYDDHFKAVESMPRGVVVTLRNIATQLESAWELHTNRQCIEGENTWRDLMKTALENLIVVLKDENTISPYEMCSSGLVQALFTVLSNSVELDMKHDCKPLMERINVFKTAFTENEDDESRPAVALIRKLIAVLESIERLPLHLYDTPGSTYNLQILTRRLRFRLERAPGETALIDRTGRMLKMEPLATVESLEQYLLKMVAKQWYDFDRSSFIFVRKLREGQSFIFRHQHDFDENGIVYWIGTNAKTAYEWVNPAAYGLVVVTSSEGRNLPYGRLEDILSRDSSALNCHTNDDKNAWFAIDLGLWVIPSAYTLRHARGYGRSALRNWVFQVSKDGQNWMTLYTHVDDSSLNEPGSTATWPLDPSKDEKQGWRHIRIKQMGKNASGQTHYLSLSGLEIYGTVTGVCEDQLGKAVKEAEANLRRQRRLFRSQVMKYIVPGARVVRGIDWKWRDQDGNPAGEGTVTGEAHNGTPQSWSSLVKNNCPDKGGSSSIAGASSSSRKGSSSSVCSVASSSDISLSSTRVERRVESLLEQGIGIVGGPLGAEGQEPIVVLSTAEAGSASSTSTLTADTGSESGDRKTPAPDGTSRQSAESTAISMGIVSVSSPDVSSVSESSSKDAASQRPLCSATSARLSVSSLLAAGAPMSSSASVPNLSSREASLMESFVRRAPNMSRTNATNNMNLSRSSSDNNTNTLGRNVMSTATSPLMGAQSFPNLTTTGTTSTVTMSTSIVTSSNNVATATTGLSVGQLLSNTLTTSLTSTSSESDTGQEAEFSLYDFLDSCRANTLLAELDDEEDLPEPDDDDDENEDDNQEEQEYEEVLEEEEYETKGGRRRTWDDDFVLKRQFSALVPAFDPRPGRTNVQQTTDLEIPQPGTPRSEVQEEVECTPSPHLALILKVAGLGTTREVELPLNNYKSTIFYYVQKLLQLSCNGAIKPDKLRRIWEPTYTIMYRELKDSDKERESGKMDFCERGCRSSGLSSGTLSATQSCDILSAAREQAQAKAGSGQSACSVEDVLQLLRILFTIGGEPSSGRTLQEDVEELQFNASPEEFTSKKITTKILQQIEEPLALASGALPDWCEQLTSKCPFLIPFETRQLYFTCTAFGASRAIVWLQNRREATMERSRPSTTVRRDDPGEFRVGRLKHERVKVPRGESMMEWAESVMQIHADRKSVLEVEFQGEEGTGLGPTLEFYALVAAEFQRTSLGIWLCDDDFPDDESRQVDLGGGLKPPGYYVQRSCGLFPAPFPQDSDELERITKLFLFLGIFLAKCIQDNRLVDLPISQPFFKLLCMGDIKSNMSKLLYQTRVESDCHFSEIQSEASTEEGQDTYSVGSFDEDSKSEFILDPPKPKPPAWYHGILTWEDFELVNPHRAQFLKELKALSVKRRQILGNKSLSEDEKNTRLQDLMLRNPMGSGPPLSVDDLGLNFQFCPSSKVHGFSSVDLKPNGEDEMVTMENAEEYVELMFDFCMHTGIQKQMEAFREGFNKVFPMEKLSSFSHKEVQMILCGNQSPSWTAEDIVNYTEPKLGYTRDSPGFLRFVRVLCGMSSDERKAFLQFTTGCSTLPPGGLANLHPRLTVVRKVDATDASYPSVNTCVHYLKLPEYSSEEIMRERLLAATMEKGFHLN, encoded by the exons ATGGCGGACGTGGATCCGGACACATTGCTGGAGTGGCTGCAGATGGGACAGGGTGATGAGAGGGATATGCAGCTCATCGCCCTGGAGCAGCTCTGCATGCTGTTGCTCATGTCAGACAATGTTGACCGCTGCTTCGAAAC GTGTCCTCCACGGACGTTTCTCCCAGCTCTGTGTAAGATCTTCCTGGATGAGAGCGCACCAGATAATGTTCTGGAAGTGACAGCCAGGGCCATCACCTACTACCTGGACGTGTCCGCTGAATGCACCCGCAGGATTGTGGGAGTAGATGGAGCCATCAAAGCCCTGTGCAACCGGCTGGTGGTGGTGGAGCTCAACAACAGGACCAGCAGAGATCTGGCTGAACAATGTGTAAAG GTTCTGGAGCTGATCTGCACACGGGAGTCTGGAGCTGTATTTGAAGCGGGTGGATTGAACTGTGTACTAAGCTTCATTAGGGACAGCGGTCATCTTGTGCACAAGGACACATTGCACTCTGCCATGGCAGTAGTTTCTCGCCTCTGTAGCAAGATGGAGCCACAAGACTCTTCCCTAGAGACATGCGTGGAGTCCCTCTCTAGTCTGCTGAAACATGAAGACCATCAG GTGTCTGACGGAGCTCTGCGTTGCTTTGCTTCACTGGCGGACCGGTTTACACGGCGTGGAGTTGATCCAGCCCCATTAGCTAAGCATGGACTGACAGAAGAGCTGCTGTCCCGTATGGCTGCAGCAGGAGGGACGGCATCTGGACCCTCCTCCACCTGCAAGCCTGGCAGGACCTCTAGTGGAGCCACTCCATCTGCTGCAGACTCTAAACTGAGCAACCAAGTGTCCACCATTGTCAGCCTTCTGTCCACACTGTGCAGAGGCTCACCACTCGTCACACAT GATCTTCTGCGCTCAGAGCTGCCTGACTCTATGGAGAGTGCTCTGCAGGGGGATGAGCGCTGCGTGCTGGACACCATGCGGCTGGTGGACTTGCTGCTGGTGCTGCTCTTTGAGGGACGCAAGGCTTTGCCCAAATCTACAGCTGGTTCTACCGGCCGCATCCCTGGTCTGCGGCGTCTCGACAGCTCCGGGGAACGCTCCCACCGACAGCTTATTGACTGTATACGCAGCAAAGACACAGATGCTCTCATTGATGCCATTGACACCGGTG CATTCGAAGTGAATTTCATGGATGATGTAGGACAGACTCTCTTGAACTGGGCATCTGCATTTGGAACACAAGAGATG GTGGAGTTCCTCTGCGAGAGAGGTGCTGATGTCAATAGAGGCCAGAGGTCATCCTCTCTGCACTATGCTGCCTGTTTTGGCAGGCCACAAGTAGCCAAG ACATTACTGCGCCATGGGGCCAACCCTGACCTGAGAGATGAAGATGGGAAAACTCCGTTAGACAAAGCTAGAGAGAGAGGACACAGCGAGGTTGTAGCAATTCTCCAGTCTCCTG GAGACTGGATGTGTCCTGTCAACAAGGGCGATGACAAGAAAAAGAAGGATGttaaagaagaggaagagggcAGTGAGCCGAAAGGTGACCCTGAGATGGCGCCTATCTACCTGAAAAGGCTGCTCCCAGTATTTGCACAGACCTTTCAGCAAACCATGCTGCCTTCAATAAG AAAAGCTAGTTTAGCTCTGATCAGAAAGATGGTGCACTACAGTTCTGAAGTTCTACTTAAGGAAGTGTGTGACTCTGATGCTGGACACAACTTGCCCACTGTACTTGTGGAAATCACTGCAACTGTGCTGGATCAGGAG gatgatgatgatggtcaCCTGCTGGCACTGCAGATCATTAGGGATCTAGTGGATAAGGGAGGTGACGTGTTCTTAGATCAGCTTGCCAGGCTGGGTGTCATTAATAAAGTGTCCACTCTGGCAGGACCCACATCAGATGATGAAAATGAGGAAGAGGCCAAACCTGAGAAG TATGATGAACCACAAGAGGATGCCAAAGAGATCCAGCAGGGGAAGCCTTATCACTGGAGAGACTGGTCCATCATCAGAGGCAGGGACTGCCTTTATATCTGGAGTGATGCAGCTGCTTTGGAGCTTTCCAATGGCAGCAATGGTTGGTTCCGCTTCATCCTGGATGGAAAATTGGCCACCATGTACTCCAGTGGAAGCCCAGAGGGTGGCTCTGACAGCTCAG AGAGCAGAAGTGAATTTTTGGAGAAGCTGCAGCGTGCCAGAAGTCAGGTCAAACCGGTGACAACCAGTCAGCCCATCCTTTCCACACAGGGTCCTACCAAACTCACTGTGGGGAACTGGTCTCTAACTTGTCTGAAAGAGGGTGAGATTGCCATCCATAATTCAGATGGCCAGCAGGCCACCATCCTCAAAGAGGACCTACCAGGCTTTGTTTTTGAGTCAAACCGAGGCACTAAGCACTCTTTCACTGCAGAAACCTCTCTAG GGTCTGAGTTTGTTACTGGCTGGACTGGTAAGCGAGGAAGAAAGCTCAAATCCAAactggaaaaaacaaaacaaaag GTAAAGACCATGGCCAGAGATCTGTATGACGATCACTTCAAGGCTGTGGAGAGTATGCCGAGAGGTGTAGTGGTCACTCTAAGAAACATCGCCACACAGCTAGAGTCTGCTTGGGAGTTACATACTAACAGACAG TGCATTGAAGGTGAAAACACATGGCGAGACCTCATGAAAACAGCTTTGGAGAATTTAATAGTAGTTCTCAAAGATGAGAACACTATTTCTCCGTATGAAATGTGCAGCAGTGGTCTCGTGCAAGCACTTTTTACTGTCCTCAGCAAT AGTGTGGAACTAGACATGAAACATGATTGTAAGCCTCTGATGGAAAGAATAAATGTGTTCAAGACTGCATTTACTGAAAATGAAGATGACGAAAG CCGACCAGCTGTTGCCTTAATCCGCAAACTGATAGCAGTGTTGGAGTCAATTGAGCGGCTACCTCTCCACTTATATGATACACCAGGCTCAACATATAATTTACAG ATACTGACAAGGAGGTTACGCTTCCGCTTGGAGCGTGCTCCAGGTGAAACGGCCCTGATTGACCGAACTGGTCGAATGCTAAAGATGGAGCCGCTGGCCACTGTTGAGTCACTGGAGCAGTATCTGCTCAAAATG GTGGCCAAGCAGTGGTATGACTTTGACAGGTCCTCATTCATCTTTGTTAGGAAGCTCAGAGAGGGTCAGAGCTTCATCTTCAGGCACCAGCATGACTTTGACGAGAATGGAATTGTTTACTGGATTGGCACCAATGCGAA GACTGCATATGAATGGGTGAACCCCGCTGCGTACGGATTAGTGGTTGTGACTTCTTCCGAGGGCAGAAACCTGCCTTACGGCCGACTTGAAGACATCCTGAGCAGAGACAGCTCCGCCCTCAATTGTCACACCAACGATGACAAAAACGCTTGGTTTGCCATTGATCTTGGGTTATGGGTCATCCCCTCTGCATACACACTTCGCCACGCTCGTGGATATGGTCGATCCGCCCTCCGGAATTGGGTATTTCAAGTGTCCAAAGATGGTCAGAACTGGATGACACTCTACACCCATGTGGATGACAGCTCTCTCAATGAACCGGG GTCAACAGCCACATGGCCTCTGGATCCATCCAAAGATGAGAAGCAGGGCTGGAGACACATTCGTATTAAACAGATGGGGAAGAACGCCAGCGGACAAACACACTACCTCTCCCTGTCTGGTCTAGAGATCTATGGCACTGTTACTGGTGTCTGCGAGGACCAGCTAG GTAAAGCAGTGAAGGAGGCAGAGGCCAACCTGAGGAGGCAGCGCCGGCTCTTTCGCTCTCAGGTGATGAAGTACATTGTACCTGGTGCACGGGTGGTGCGCGGTATAGACTGGAAGTGGAGGGACCAGGATGGCAATCCTGCTGGAGAGGGCACTGTGACCGGAGAGGCTCATAATG GAACGCCGCAGTCCTGGAGCAGCCTGGTGAAAAATAACTGTCCAGACAAGGGTGGCTCATCCTCCATAGCGGGGGCCAGTTCCTCTAGCCGCAAGGGTAGTAGCAGTTCGGTGTGTAGCGTGGCCAGCAGCAGTGATATAAGCCTCAGCTCCACCCGAGTGGAGCGCAGAGTCGAGAGCCTGTTGGAGCAGGGAATAGGCATCGTTGGAGGGCCCCTGGGGGCGGAGGGCCAAGAACCAATAGTTGTGCTTTCCACAGCCGAAGCAGGCTCCGCCTCCAGCACCAGCACTCTAACTGCAGACACGGGAAGTGAAAGTGGCGATCGTAAAACACCAGCACCCGATGGCACTTCAAGACAGTCGGCCGAGTCGACGGCCATCTCTATGGGAATCGTGAGTGTGAGCTCGCCGGACGTCAGCTCCGTTTCAGAGTCATCTAGCAAGGACGCTGCCTCCCAGAGGCCCTTGTGCTCCGCCACCAGTGCACGGCTCTCTGTTAGTTCACTTTTGGCAGCTGGAGCGCCTATGAGCTCCAGTGCCAGCGTCCCCAACTTGTCCTCTCGAGAGGCCAGCCTGATGGAGTCATTTGTTCGCAGAGCGCCCAACATGTCTCGCACCAACGCCACCAACAACATGAACCTGAGCCGAAGCAGCAGTGACAACAACACAAACACGCTGGGACGCAATGTAATGAGCACTGCCA CTTCTCCTCTCATGGGTGCGCAGAGCTTTCCTAACCTTACAACCACTGGTACCACCTCAACTGTTACAATGTCCACTTCCATAGTTACCAGCAGTAATAATGTAGCCACGGCAACTACAGGTTTGTCCGTCGGCCAGTTGCTCAGTAACACGCTGACGACCAGCCTGACCTCTACATCTAGTGAAAGTGACACAGGTCAGGAGGCTGAGTTTTCCCTCTATG ACTTCTTGGACAGCTGTCGGGCCAATACATTGCTTGCCGAGTTAGATGACGAGGAGGACTTGCCAGAGCcagatgacgatgatgatgagaATGAGGATGACAATCAGGAGGAACAGGAGTATGAGGAAGTTCTG GAGGAAGAGGAGTATGAAACCAAAGGGGGTCGTCGCAGGACGTGGGATGATGACTTTGTGCTGAAAAGGCAGTTTTCTGCTTTAGTACCTGCATTTGATCCTAGACCAGGCCGGACTAACGTCCAGCAAACTACTGACCTGGAAATCCCCCAACCAG GTACACCTCGCTCAGAGGTGCAGGAGGAGGTGGAGTGCACACCTTCACCCCATCTGGCTCTCATCCTGAAGGTAGCAGGTCTAGGGACAACACGAGAAGTAGAACTACCTCTCAACAACTACAAGTCCACCATTTTCTATTATGTCCAAAAGCTTCTCCAGCTCTCATGCAATGGTGCTATTAAACCCGACAAGCTTAGACGCATCTGGGAACCTACGTATAC GATAATGTACAGGGAGTTGAAGGACTCtgacaaagaaagagagagtggaAAGATG GACTTTTGTGAGCGTGGCTGCAGATCTTCAGGCCTGAGTTCAGGGACGTTGTCCGCCACGCAGAGTTGTGACATCCTGAGTGCTGCACGCGAGCAAGCTCAGGCCAAGGCAGGCTCAGGACAGAGTGCCTGCAGCGTAGAGGACGTACTGCAGCTCTTGCGCATCCTCTTTACCATTGGAGGAGAACCCTCATCCGGCCGCACACTACAGGAAG ATGTGGAAGAGCTGCAGTTCAATGCATCACCTGAGGAATTCACCAGCAAAAAAATTACAACCAAAATCCTGCAGCAGATTGAG GAGCCACTGGCCCTGGCTAGCGGGGCTCTCCCAGACTGGTGTGAACAGTTAACCAGCAAGTGTCCTTTCCTCATACCATTTGAAACCCGGCAGCTTTATTTTACCTGCACTGCATTCGGAGCCTCCAG GGCTATTGTCTGGCTCCAGAACCGAAGAGAAGCCACTATGGAACGTTCCCGGCCATCCACAACGGTTCGCCGTGATGATCCTGGCGAGTTTCGTGTAGGTCGGCTCAAGCATGAGCGTGTCAAGGTGCCTCGCGGAGAGAGCATGATGGAGTGGGCTGAGAGTGTGATGCAGATACATGCTGACAGAAAGTCTGTACTGGAG GTGGAGTTCCAGGGGGAGGAGGGCACTGGTCTTGGACCCACCCTGGAGTTCTATGCTCTTGTCGCTGCAGAGTTCCAGAGGACTTCCCTTGGTATCTGGCTCTGTGATGACGACTTCCCAGATGATGAGTCACGTCAA GTGGATCTGGGTGGTGGCTTGAAACCACCAGGCTATTATGTGCAACGTTCCTGCGGCCTTTTCCCTGCTCCCTTCCCTCAGGACAGTGATGAACTGGAGCGTATCACCAAGCTTTTCCTGTTTCTTGGCATCTTTCTGGCCAAATGCATCCAGGACAACCGGCTAGTGGATCTGCCCATATCCCAGCCTTTCTTCAAACTGCTCTGTATGGGCGACATCAAAAGCAACATGAGCAAGCTACTTTATCAAACTCGTGTCGAGTCGGACTGCCACTTCTCTGAAATCCAGTCCGAAGCTTCCACAGAGGAGGGTCAGGACACTTACTCAGTGGGTAGCTTTGATGAAGACTCCAAGTCTGAGTTCATCCTTGACCCACCCAAGCCCAAGCCACCAGCCTGGTATCACGGCATCTTGACCTGGGAGGACTTTGAACTGGTGAATCCTCACAGAGCACAGTTCCTGAAAGAGCTGAAGGCACTGTCTGTGAAGCGCAGACAGATCCTGGGCAATAAGAGTCTGTCAGAGGATGAGAAGAACACGCGGCTACAGGATCTCATGCTGAGGAACCCTATGGGCTCTGGCCCACCACTTAGTGTAGATGATTTAGG attaaatttCCAGTTCTGTCCATCATCCAAAGTACATGGATTTTCATCAGTAGACTTGAAGCCCAATGGAGAGGATGAG ATGGTCACCATGGAAAATGCAGAGGAGTACGTAGAGCTCATGTTTGACTTCTGCATGCACACAGGAATCCAGAAGCAAATGGAAGCCTTTAGAG AGGGCTTTAACAAGGTGTTTCCTATGGAGAAGCTCAGCTCATTTAGTCATAAAGAGGTGCAGATGATCTTGTGTGGCAACCAGTCTCCATCCTGGACCGCTGAAGACATTGTTAACTACACAGAACCTAAACTTGGCTACACACGGGACAG TCCTGGTTTCTTGCGCTTTGTGCGAGTGCTGTGTGGAATGTCCTCGGATGAGAGGAAAGCCTTCCTCCAATTCACCACAGGCTGCTCGACCCTGCCCCCTGGTGGACTGGCCAACCTCCATCCACGTCTCACAGTAGTCCGGAAG GTTGATGCAACCGATGCCAGCTACCCTTCAGTTAACACATGTGTGCACTACTTGAAGTTGCCGGAATACTCCTCCGAAGAGATCATGAGAGAGCGCCTCCTCGCTGCCACTATGGAGAAGGGCTTCCACCTCAACTGA